In Cheilinus undulatus linkage group 3, ASM1832078v1, whole genome shotgun sequence, the genomic window TCTGTTCCTCGGGTTCTGATATCATTAGGTCTGATTATTTCACTcattcactttgatttttttgttttataaaggGAGTGATGATTTTTGAAAACATGGATTAAActggtattaaactggtattagGTTAAATAAATACTGAACCTGTGATTAACAGTAGGACAGACAATGATTTACTCTAACTTTACTGTCTCAACTGTAGATGTAAGGTTGATGTGGTGATGAAGCCTACCATCAGGAGTCTGAGaggtgtgttttatttttagctgtTCCACCTGTTCCTCCTGTTTGGATTGACCTGCTCCACCTGGATGGACACCTTTGCTCACATCCTATGTTTTAAACAGACATGGAGTTTGtctgcagcagagcagacaaAATGCACACAGTTTTccttcttttcaaaaaataaataaattaggcAAAATCAGAGGAAATGTGGTGGATGagaattttgtagtccatcaatgTTTAACTGTACTTTTTACACAGATATCCTCCTTCTCCCACCTTTCCTGGACTCTGTGATGTTTTTCACTAGGGTTCAGGAAAATTGGATAGGGAAGGACTTAGGAagtaatattttttactttccaAACGGACactggactttgagaaacagctacaGACAGACTGGAgcacaggaagtagaattactAAGACCGACCAGAGAGGGAGTAAAAACTAAAGGTCTCTTCGTGCTGTCCTTCTGTGAGAGACtctgataaaacacagaaatattaaaCTTCAGTTATCTGTGAGGGATGTCTGAGTAGAACACGCCATGCCCtcataaattaataataataataataataaaaggaGCTCATACAGCTCTAACTATAATGGTTATAAAGCCAATGATGATGTATTATCTTAGTCGTCACGTTTCCAGTGCAGCGTTGATAAATCTCTCCGTGTTGAGGACGTGATGGAGGCGTCATGTCAGAGACAGCAGGTTGATGTCGTAACATCCGTCCACCTGGAGgcaaacacagacagagcaTGCTCAGTTAGGGTTGGTGGTCATGACGTCTCAGTGTTCAGGCATCAGGGTCACATGACAGTGAAAACTGTTTCCTGTTAGGGTGTCAGCTGACAGGCCCCTGCTCTACCTCATCGCCCTGTTTCTGTCGCTCACATTAACTAGACGAGGAACGATGACAGAGATTTCTGATTCTCTCACTTTTCTCCTCACAGAGCTAATCGGCTTTATTTAGAGAGAAATAGAGACAGACGAGTGTAAAGCTCTGTTGATCTACCAGCCAATCATTAGGTTAGATCAGTACCCATCTACAACTGCGGCACAAGACAGATGACCAGAAACTGACTCTGGTTTTAATGGATTCATCCCAGTCCTCCACATCTGTCTAGTGAAACATTCAGAGCCTGGTGGCATGAAAAAGAGCGGCTCGCCTCTTAGGTCTCAGGGAAATAAAACAGGATGTGAAAAATGTTCCTGTTTGCTCTTAGACCAGCTGAAAATGTTCCGTCACGTTCCAAATCtataaaataatgaataatcTTTATAGATGGACCCTTTTCAgatcaataaaataaagaatattgtTCATAGATGGACCCTTTTCAgatcaataaaataaagaatattgtTCATAGATGGACCCTTTTCAGATCAATAAGATAAAGAATATTGTTCATAGATGGAGCCTTTTCAgatcaataaaataaagaatattgtTCATAGATGGACCCTTTTCTgatcaataaaataaagaatattgtTCATAGATGGACCCTTTTCTgatcaataaaataaagaatattgtTCATAGATGGACCCTTTTCTgatcaataaaataaagaatattgtTCATAGATGGACCCTTTTCTgatcaataaaataaagaatattgtTCATAGATGGACCCTTTTCTgatcaataaaataaagaatattgtTCATAGATGGACCCTTTTCTGatcaataaaataatgaatattGTTCATAGATGGACCCTTTTCAggtcaataaaataaagaatattgtTCATAGATGGACCCTTTTCAGATCAATAAGATAAAGAATATTGTTCATAGATGGACCTTTTTCAGatcaataaataaagaatattgTTCATAGATGGACCCTTTTCAGATCAATAAGATAAAGAATATTGTTCATAGATGGACTCTTCTATCTGTGCGTGTCTGAGACTCACGTCGAAGCGTCCGATGGAGGCCGTGGTCTGGTTGCTCTGCATCACCTCAGTCAGAGCCCACATCTGCTGCAGACTGGACGACACCGTCTGGGGTTCAGGGAGGCCGTGCTGAAACCAGAGGTGGACATGAGACGGTAAGAGAGGAGGGACAATCCAAACGTAGACACAAAGGCAGAAGAGGAAGGACAGAGAGTCATTCTCCTAACACAGAAATCACTGAGGTCTTTGAATCTTTAATTCTACTCAGGACTGGAGAATATTCACACTTAAGAAGAGCAGAAGAGTAGAGGTGTAGCTCCAACACTCTGGCCTGTAGTCCTCTCAGACCCGCCCTATGAATAACTCATAATCTTCTTTAAATCAGAAAGACTGGAACATTTATTCTAAACATGACACCACACAGTTACCTCCAGGTCAGGATGATTGTCCACCAGGGTCAGGTcagacagccaatcagagacctCCTTCTCTGGGTCCTGTAgagaaatacagagaaataaaaatatgttcattAATAAAGAACATTAAAGCATGAAATAAAGCACACATGATCCAGTCCAGCTCATagtttttctgtatgtggtCTACATAATTCCAAACTCTCCTCAGTGGTGTAACGCTGTCATTACTGAAGCTGTCTGTGGTTAGAGAGGGTCTGCAGGTCGGCCAAGAAAACCAGTAAAACCAATAGAAGCAGACTCAGATTTACTTATTCTATAAAAACTGAGAATTTGACTAAATGAGGAGGAATTacacattaaatataaaaacatttaaaagacacatttaaatttgtaattatagcaggggtgtcaaactcagtcacagcaggggctggattctggattcaggtctaacctgagggcctaacagggtcacttttataaccagaaactgtcaaacttgtttcaccagtaacaaaatgtgaaaaaaaaaaaaaataaataaaaaattatgtttttaaaggcacatttttcagaaagaaagtcaaagttatgggtttaaaatgtcaaaacatgattcaaaattttaaattgtgagtctaaaaggtcaaactatgggattatgaagtcaaagtaaggagttgaaaatatgagataagccacaaaataattagttaaaaatgtcaaaacatgacttaaaattttaaattatgaatcttaaagctcaaaatattatataagaaatcaaaattatgagttgaaatgctcaaagtacaaaataaatgccaaaatcctaagtttgagtcctaattgtgagatgcaacattgaaaaaaatatgaatttaaaacacaaattaatttattttcccacattcctgacttcttatctatttcattttttatttcatttcatttatttaattcataCACTAAGTAAACAACAGACATTGAACAAAACATCTAAatagggctgtcacgatatcagattttcatgtcatgattatcgtgggcaaaaaatgtcacaataacgatattatcacgatatcgataaaaatatgaataataatgggacaatgaatcaaatttgtctttaactttattGATGTTGTGTTccctcttttggcagatgaattaaactcaaaatacctgtctaaaGAAGTACTGCAACTGTTGTGTCATTGCGGAGGgtcatatttctttaaaaaatgcagaaatattaatgtaacatttttaattattctgtagcatgtgcttttaagcttttcaaagttaaaaaaaaaaaaacaacatctgatttgggttttttcagtttggcaacaagaatgaaatttccatgttgtgatcagcagggtcaatctgttatcaaaatccaagatagttctttttacattcatcagtaatCAGAGATAACGCACTTTCACCAGAGgtaaagattcagggcttttgagTAAACATTAGGGGCATAGACCCCACGAGCCCCCCCATGGGTCCCCCTCTGACTGATAAACTTACCCACCACACAGGATTTACATTGTCATAATGCCAACAACAGTGTCAGAAACGTAGGGTTGTAAACACTTAAggaaataattaattacagacatatttcaagagcatctgcagcagtttttaaccaGAATGATCCTGTTAGCTCTACTAAAAGAACTGAGTTAGATGGCTGCgttgggatcaggtctgaatttaatttttgcactaaaactgtttaagttagTAAACAAGGCACAGTCTATAAATGtgcacagaagctttaacgctCCTCAGCGCTGCAGACAGTATAAGTGTCTCTACTGCTCTGATGACACACAGGAAGACACTGGCACAGAGATTCTGAGCCAACATGctgttatttgaggggaaattccttctatccataaaaattggcctcttttcataaagcgttTAATTTATGGACAAGGACAGGAACAGAGAGgagcaaacagagtaaaaacgaACCCTCAGAGAGATCTGACGGAGCGCTGCGCTCTTTGGCACTCGTGAACAATGATCAGAAAAATAATCCTACCTACGGCTTAAAAACAAAGGAtgtagtctgtaaatatcaccctGATGTTACTCTTATTAATACTGCCCAGTTAATTAGCCCAGGCTGCCAGCTACCGATGTTTTTGGAGCGTTGTAGCTGACGAGGATGTGAGACTTTTTTCGtgcttcattcagtgagaaaacttggtttagaacagtgaaaaaaacttgtttgtcaagggcagtgcttaagtgaacgcagtattataatttcttaacctgaacacagcttctgtcattctgtGCATTACATGGatggtcagactttaggagTAATTGGACACGCATGTTGTGCGTtaaggtgagagagagggatggcACACACCGCACCAGCAGGTGTTAATgatcaggaaatcagggggaatgggcaggtagggtgttagctgtccgACGCAGGCTCTATCTCTACATCCTGTCCGTTAAGAGCTGTGTGaacgaggaaaaagaaaacttgtgtTCTCTAGAGGCTGGACAGTTTCAGAACAAGGGGtgcagaggttagaggagagCAGAAGTTGAAGATCTGTTACATTGATGggcttattaaaaatgttcagggctcctGACGGCGCTGgagtggcactggatcatttacatgatattatcatatgcacatttttaacacaatattgaaattttgttttttaataccacGGTTATCGTCAATACCGGTATACCACGACAGCCctaatctaaatatttttactccttactttttcatatttcatgaCCTAACAAGGATATGtgaaatcatcaaggataagttcacatttttatactggaggaaatccgcagacctcagactgatggaccagttagaacagaaatatcatacGAACTTGTgggctggatttaactgttccatgggccgtatttggcccccgggctgaGTGTGTGACACCCCTGTATTACCAGGGgaattcagaattctgattcttggggggattgtggacaggccaggggcaacacatttttgttagaaaagcttaaaaaactgtgttttgcataatatgtgacctttagcaTCAGTGAAGAAAGAAAACCACCAGAAAATAATGTAATACCCATGTGCTAatctttgattttaaacatttaaatggactataaatcaaatttaagtcattttaaagagAGCTAAAACTCAAACTGAACCCAGTAGATCTGTCTCATTCATACTCAGATATCTCTATCGCTCTTTATATACACTTTCATCTAATAAATCAGGATAAACATCTGAAAGATATAACACACATAAAATAAGTCCTGAATGTATagttaaaaagagcaaaaagaagCAATAGAGAAAATGTGGTATTCAGGATGATCATAAACAGTAATCatgacattaaaacaagaacatgTTCAGCCTTTCCTGACTACCTGggatcattttaaatgttaattttcatCAGTATCCCCTTTGTAATTGGccaataaagtgaaaataaagacagCAGAGGACGTACGGGCTCTGTGTGAGGATATATTTTGATCTCTTCCAGGCTGAAGGTGAGCCACGCTGACGACGGCTGTCTGAGGATCAGTCTGACTGAGGTCACATGATCAGGCTCCACCTGCatctaaaacacacaaaaacatgaggAGAACTTACTGTAAAACCTGGTAAAGAAGTGGTATCCTGATGACCTCAGAGCTGCTTCAGTCAGTTTGTGATGCTAGTCTGGTGTTTGGATGACAGAATAACTAACAGGAGGAGGCCGCAGCTCCACACATCTATGTAGCTCTAACATCTTTATGTTCAACAGACGCTCCACCTCTGCAGGGTTCCTCTCTGTACCTAGATCCTAActtcaaccccccccccccgaaacAGTTCAGATTtcaatataaatcaaaataatcacaataaaatattttaccTAAATGTTTCAGCCCTGGTTTAATCTGATACCATGTTGGTTTTAATACagaattatttattgattatgTCCTTACATGACTTTATTCCCCCTAAAGACAGCAGACATCTACAGCTGATTAACAGGCATTAACCACACAGACTCTGCCCACCTGAGTCCTGTGGATAGAGTAGTAGTCCTGGGACCCCCCCTCAGTGTGGGGGTTGTCCATGAGAGGCAGGTCTCTGAGAGCTGTACACCACTTAGCGGGGGCCTCCTGCCCGGGGCCCCTCCTCAGCAGACGCACCGTCAGGTAGGCCGTGTAGTAGTTCTTAAAGGTGATCTCCTCTAtctgagacacacacacaatcactgCAAAACATGAACACACATCTCTGTGCTGCCTATCAGTCTGACGGTCAGCACAGAGATTTGATCATGAGGGGATAATGATGCTAATTCTGGCTATCAGAGTAGAGTGGGTTTAGATGTGATCTACATTCaggaaaataaagatgattgGATATCATTTAGCACACATAAAGACAGGGTTTTATATACTGTGTTAGCAGCACTGACCAGAACCTCACACCTTTAAACAGGTCAGGATCTGGTTCTGGTCAGGTGTGTAGCTAGAATGTGGTACTAGTGAACACAGTGTTAATAACTATGACCTGTGAGTGCTTTAGTCAGGTCAGCTGGTgacaaacagttaaaaaaaaacatttagatcCAGCACTCAAGTATGTCAGACCTGGTCTCTAGTCACAGAAGAACAGTCTGAACCGTGTATGTTTAAATAACAggaacttcctgtttcatggtgagaTGTCCCAGTATAAGGAGCTTTGAGTTAGCGCACCAGCTGAGTCCCTTCACCTGTACGGTGTTTCTGCTGGCTAAACGTCCCAGTCAGAGTCGATCTGAGTCACCACCAAGAAGGAGTCAACCCCAGgagtcaaaaaataaattattttataaatg contains:
- the nicn1 gene encoding nicolin-1 — its product is MSGSDEEIKPVNCTIKPPVYLHIGDTKTDPAHSGVCVVDVTLPFGKIVNIEEITFKNYYTAYLTVRLLRRGPGQEAPAKWCTALRDLPLMDNPHTEGGSQDYYSIHRTQMQVEPDHVTSVRLILRQPSSAWLTFSLEEIKIYPHTEPDPEKEVSDWLSDLTLVDNHPDLEHGLPEPQTVSSSLQQMWALTEVMQSNQTTASIGRFDVDGCYDINLLSLT